Proteins co-encoded in one Vibrio sp. SNU_ST1 genomic window:
- a CDS encoding DMT family transporter, translating to MSFLKLILLAAIWGGSFLFMRMAANPLGPAVLIEARVLFAALTLLLVSFYLKKKLSFHDHAKHFFILGLFNTTLPFLLFAYSAQTLNASTLAILNSTAPIWAAIIGAIWTKTALEAKVLLGLGIGVTGVGVLVGWDAMNIGREAMLPIFAAVMAAFSYGIASNYTKQAPKVEAFNNAHGSMWAAVLLVLPFVFFIPMRETPDVTITTSVILLGAVCTGLAYLLYFNLVSELGAPSALSVTFIIPVFGILWGNLFLDEAIGINTIVGSILVITGTMLVTGMPPMKMLKAARKKRAQ from the coding sequence GTGAGCTTTTTAAAACTGATACTACTTGCGGCTATATGGGGAGGCTCATTTCTTTTCATGAGAATGGCGGCCAATCCATTAGGGCCCGCAGTCTTGATTGAAGCGCGAGTTCTGTTTGCAGCACTTACTCTGCTTTTAGTTTCTTTCTATTTAAAAAAGAAGCTCTCTTTTCATGATCACGCTAAACACTTCTTCATTCTAGGGCTGTTTAACACCACTCTTCCTTTTTTACTTTTCGCTTATTCGGCTCAAACACTGAACGCTTCGACACTCGCCATCTTAAACTCTACCGCGCCAATATGGGCGGCAATCATTGGTGCGATATGGACCAAAACAGCACTCGAGGCGAAAGTTCTATTGGGACTTGGGATTGGGGTAACGGGAGTTGGCGTGTTAGTCGGTTGGGATGCGATGAACATTGGCCGTGAGGCTATGCTTCCTATCTTTGCAGCAGTGATGGCGGCCTTTAGCTACGGAATAGCGTCAAACTATACCAAACAAGCCCCTAAAGTTGAGGCATTCAACAATGCTCATGGCAGCATGTGGGCTGCAGTGTTGCTGGTTTTGCCATTTGTATTCTTTATTCCGATGAGAGAAACACCCGACGTTACGATCACTACGTCGGTTATCTTATTAGGCGCGGTATGTACTGGGTTAGCGTATCTACTTTACTTCAATCTAGTCTCTGAACTCGGCGCACCTTCAGCCCTGTCCGTGACCTTCATCATTCCGGTATTTGGTATTCTCTGGGGCAACTTATTCTTAGATGAAGCAATTGGCATCAATACGATTGTTGGTTCAATTCTGGTTATCACTGGCACCATGTTGGTGACAGGAATGCCGCCAATGAAAATGCTTAAAGCCGCTCGTAAGAAACGCGCACAATAA
- a CDS encoding VOC family protein, with protein sequence MKIEHIAIWTKQLEVLKRFYEDYFGATSNQKYHNPIKGFSSYFLSFETGSRLEIMEMGSVPESKDDIYDQFTGFIHMAVSLGSEQAVDELTQRLVENGYERLDGPRRTGDGYYESCVLDPDGNRLELTV encoded by the coding sequence ATGAAGATCGAACACATCGCAATTTGGACCAAACAACTCGAAGTGCTTAAACGCTTTTATGAAGATTACTTTGGTGCTACGTCTAACCAGAAATATCACAATCCAATTAAAGGGTTTTCTTCATACTTCCTCTCATTTGAAACTGGAAGCCGTTTAGAGATTATGGAAATGGGCTCTGTCCCTGAATCGAAAGACGATATCTATGACCAGTTCACAGGTTTCATTCATATGGCGGTTTCATTAGGCTCGGAACAAGCGGTTGATGAACTGACTCAACGTTTGGTTGAAAACGGTTATGAACGCTTAGATGGCCCAAGAAGAACAGGTGATGGCTATTATGAGAGTTGTGTACTCGATCCTGATGGTAATCGCTTGGAACTTACCGTCTAA
- a CDS encoding alkyl/aryl-sulfatase: MTPSRTFKNASLFLAISLAFPAVAANHDHAHFSEIGDQGGKDATEMTKKANQEFAKTLNFEDTRAFDNNNKGLIASFDQETGDIIRNSFNFIDPSVNNADQAPDSVNPSLWRQAVLNQAAEGLYEVVPGKVYQVRGADLASISFIRSDTGWIAYDVLLTKESAAKSLKFFKNNVPDGGDLPVVAMIYSHSHADHFGGARAIKEAYPDVKVYGSKNITKEIVDENVLAGNAMSRRTAYQYGATLNRHEHGIVDAALAKGLSTGTITYVLPDYELNHNEEIETLVIDGLEMQFMDASGTEAASEMVTYIPSMKALWTGELTYQGMHNLYTLRGAKVRDGLKWSKKINEMLVTWGEDTEVLFASHSSPIWGEQEISDYLKMQRDAYGFTHNQTLRLANNGVVLQDIGDEIYKVMPDSIQQSWHTNGYHGTYSHNARAVYNMYLGYFDMNPANLNPLPIHPESIKFVEYMGGSDAVIEKAQQDFQEGEYRFVATALNKVVQAEPENKKARGLLADTYEQLGYQSEGAGWRNIYLTGAQELRIGTQPGAPKTASPDVLANMTIENLLDYLAVKVDSLKAQNTPFTMNIQLPDVKEFYYVEMSNGNLNNIQVSELQDADTTLIINKSDVSDIVLKKTTLNQLLEDGQAGVKGDKTSLNKLLSSLTEADTSFEIVPRPNKGEEVDAELYQDSAMHAH, from the coding sequence ATGACTCCATCACGCACTTTCAAAAATGCATCACTATTCCTAGCAATCTCTCTTGCGTTCCCAGCTGTTGCAGCTAACCATGACCACGCACACTTTAGCGAAATCGGCGATCAGGGTGGCAAAGACGCGACCGAGATGACGAAGAAAGCAAACCAAGAATTCGCGAAAACACTTAACTTCGAAGACACTCGCGCGTTCGACAATAACAACAAAGGGTTGATTGCGAGCTTTGATCAAGAAACTGGCGATATTATTCGCAACAGCTTCAACTTCATCGACCCTAGCGTGAACAATGCCGATCAAGCACCCGATTCAGTGAACCCTTCACTTTGGCGTCAAGCCGTGCTGAACCAAGCAGCTGAAGGTTTGTACGAAGTTGTCCCGGGCAAAGTGTATCAAGTTCGTGGTGCTGATCTGGCGTCTATTTCTTTCATCCGCAGTGACACGGGTTGGATTGCTTACGACGTTCTTCTCACAAAGGAATCCGCGGCTAAGTCATTAAAGTTCTTTAAGAACAACGTGCCTGATGGTGGCGACTTACCTGTCGTAGCGATGATTTACTCACACTCACATGCCGATCACTTTGGCGGTGCACGAGCAATCAAAGAAGCTTACCCAGACGTAAAAGTGTACGGTTCTAAAAACATCACTAAAGAAATCGTCGACGAAAACGTACTGGCAGGTAATGCGATGTCTCGACGAACCGCTTATCAATATGGCGCAACACTGAATCGTCATGAGCACGGTATTGTGGATGCGGCACTCGCGAAAGGCTTGTCGACAGGCACCATCACTTACGTATTGCCGGATTACGAACTTAACCATAACGAAGAAATTGAAACGCTGGTTATCGACGGCCTAGAAATGCAATTCATGGATGCATCAGGCACTGAAGCGGCATCAGAAATGGTGACCTACATTCCGAGCATGAAAGCACTTTGGACTGGTGAGCTAACGTACCAAGGCATGCACAACCTCTACACATTGCGCGGTGCAAAAGTACGTGATGGCTTGAAATGGTCTAAGAAAATCAACGAGATGTTGGTCACTTGGGGTGAGGATACCGAGGTTCTATTTGCCTCTCACTCATCGCCAATTTGGGGCGAACAAGAGATCTCTGACTACCTAAAAATGCAACGTGATGCTTACGGTTTCACTCATAACCAAACACTTCGCCTAGCGAACAATGGTGTCGTTTTGCAAGACATTGGCGACGAGATCTACAAAGTCATGCCAGACAGCATTCAACAGTCTTGGCACACCAATGGTTACCACGGTACTTACTCTCACAATGCTCGTGCGGTGTACAACATGTACCTTGGTTACTTCGACATGAACCCAGCAAATCTGAACCCGCTACCAATTCACCCAGAATCAATTAAGTTTGTTGAATACATGGGTGGCAGTGACGCGGTGATCGAAAAAGCTCAGCAAGATTTCCAAGAAGGTGAATATCGCTTCGTTGCAACGGCACTTAACAAGGTTGTCCAAGCGGAACCAGAGAACAAAAAAGCTCGTGGTTTATTGGCCGATACTTATGAACAGCTAGGCTATCAATCAGAAGGCGCAGGCTGGAGAAACATCTATCTAACAGGTGCTCAAGAACTGCGTATCGGCACACAACCGGGCGCACCAAAAACGGCTTCTCCGGATGTATTGGCGAACATGACCATCGAAAACTTGCTGGATTACTTAGCAGTTAAAGTGGATTCATTGAAGGCGCAAAACACGCCGTTTACCATGAATATCCAATTACCTGATGTGAAAGAGTTCTACTACGTAGAGATGTCGAATGGCAACCTGAACAACATCCAAGTATCAGAGCTGCAAGATGCGGATACAACACTGATCATCAACAAATCAGATGTATCAGACATCGTACTGAAGAAAACGACACTCAACCAATTATTGGAAGATGGCCAAGCGGGCGTGAAAGGAGACAAAACATCGTTGAACAAACTGCTGTCTTCATTGACTGAAGCTGATACCTCTTTTGAGATTGTTCCTCGTCCAAACAAAGGCGAAGAAGTGGATGCTGAGCTATACCAAGATTCAGCTATGCACGCGCATTAA
- a CDS encoding LysR family transcriptional regulator, whose protein sequence is MSDVEKLDLNLLSVFLEVYRLKSITLASESLGMTQPGVSGALKRLQAQLGTDLFIREGRGITPTNAAMQLALRVEPALDGITNAVSTLKQFDNQQHHVFRILVNEIGLTKLQPLVEKDDTLGNISIEFNMVPSNEEDLLQSLSMQQADLAIDIHYPQVNGYMNQQVIEDELVLIAKKGHPRIDGSVTEEQYYHEKHITFRMRRSHLYTADYFTTNPIQQRKVSSECDSLMTMCVLVSGSDCVGSTSRGFANQFAERFQLQVLEQPFEVLPVKQYMIWHKRTDLNPAHQWLRTKIQQYMTSSQSC, encoded by the coding sequence GTGAGCGACGTGGAAAAGTTGGATTTAAATCTACTGAGCGTGTTCTTAGAAGTGTATCGATTAAAGTCGATCACGCTTGCATCAGAATCACTTGGTATGACTCAACCTGGAGTCAGTGGCGCTTTGAAACGGCTGCAAGCACAATTGGGTACAGACCTTTTTATTCGAGAGGGTAGAGGTATAACGCCGACCAATGCAGCGATGCAGTTGGCGTTACGTGTAGAGCCCGCATTGGACGGGATAACCAACGCTGTCAGTACCTTAAAGCAGTTTGATAATCAGCAACATCATGTGTTTCGAATTCTGGTTAACGAGATCGGTTTAACTAAGCTTCAGCCCCTTGTAGAAAAGGATGATACGCTTGGTAATATCTCAATTGAATTCAATATGGTGCCAAGTAATGAAGAAGATCTTCTACAGAGTTTGAGCATGCAGCAAGCCGATTTAGCGATCGATATTCACTACCCACAAGTGAATGGTTATATGAACCAGCAAGTGATTGAAGATGAGCTCGTGTTGATCGCCAAGAAAGGGCATCCAAGGATTGATGGCTCGGTAACGGAAGAGCAGTATTATCATGAGAAACACATCACCTTCAGAATGCGTCGCTCTCACCTTTACACCGCGGATTACTTTACAACAAATCCGATACAGCAGCGAAAAGTCAGTTCCGAATGTGATTCATTGATGACGATGTGTGTGTTGGTCTCTGGCTCCGACTGTGTTGGTAGCACATCTAGAGGCTTTGCTAATCAATTTGCGGAGCGATTCCAACTGCAAGTGCTCGAGCAGCCTTTTGAGGTGTTGCCCGTCAAGCAGTATATGATTTGGCATAAACGAACAGACTTAAACCCCGCACATCAATGGTTAAGAACCAAGATTCAGCAATACATGACGAGCTCTCAAAGCTGTTAA